TCAGAAGTGCCTGCTGCACACCTTCACCAGATACATCACGTGTAATTGATGGATTTTCGGACTTACGTGCCACTTTATCAATCTCATCAATATAAATAATTCCTTTTTCCGCTTTCTCTACATCATAATCAGCTGCTTGAATTAATTTTAGTAAGATATTTTCTACATCTTCCCCAACATATCCAGCTTCTGTTAAAGATGTTGCGTCCGCGATTGCAAATGGAACATTTAAAATACGCGCTAAAGTTTGCGCCAGTAATGTTTTACCACTACCTGTTGGCCCGATAAGTGCGATATTACTCTTCGCTAATTCTACATCGTCAATTTTGCTGTTAGAATTAATGCGTTTGTAATGGTTATATACCGCTACCGCTAGTGCTTTTTTCGCGCTATCTTGCCCGATGACATACTCATCTAAGATTTCACGAATTTCTACCGGTTTCGGTACATCTTTGAATTCTACTTCTTCGTCCTTCGCAAGCTCCTCTTGTACAATTTCAGTACAAAGTTCGATACACTCGTCACAAATGTAAACACCTGGACCTGCCACTAACTTTCGAACTTGCGTTTGTGTTTTACCACAGAAAGAACATTTTAATTGCCCTTTTTCATCATTAAATTTAAACATATTTTCACACCCCTTACAAAGTGCTAACCTCTTGCCTTCGTATGTACACGATAAATGTATCGTATGTAAATACATATTATGTCACTACGTGGCGAGAAATACAAATAATATGACTAGTTATGTACAAATAAAAAATTTTTAAAACTTTTGAAATATGTATATTCGACTTGTAAAGGAACTTTTCCTTCTCCATCGAAAAGTTTTATAAATATATTTCTATATTTATAAAACAAGGCACGATTTTAATCGTGCCTTGTTATTTTATTATGCAGCGTTTTCTACTAAGAAGTCTACAGCTTTACGCACTTTAAGATCTTCAGCTAAAGCGTCTACGCTTCCAAGAGCTTGCTTGATAGCGTCTACTGGCATACCGTACATTTCAGCCATTTTTTCAACTTCTGCAGTTACTTCTTCTTCAGTAACTTCGATGTTTTCAGCTTCAATGATAGCTTCAAGAACAAGATTGATTCTTACACGTTTTTGTGCATCTTCTTTCATTTGCTCTTTTAATTTGTCAGCATCAGTACCTGTGAATTGGTAGTAAAGCTCAAGGTTCATACCTTGTTGGCTTAAACGTTGCTCGAATTCACGAACCATACGATCTAACTCAGTGTTGATCATAGCTTCTGGAATTTCGATTTCAGCGTTAGCAGCAGCTAATTCTACTACTTCGTCACGTACTTTGTGCTCAGCTTCGTGCTTTTTGCCTTCTTCTAAGTTTGTGCGAAGTTTTGCTTTTAATTCATCAAGAGTTGCAACCGCTTCGTCTGCTTCTTTAGCGAACTCGTCGTTTAACTCAGGAAGTTCTTTTGTTTTGATTTCGTGAATTGTTACTTTGAATGTTGCTGGTTTGCCAGCTAATTCAGCAGCATGGTACTCTTCTGGGAATGATACTTCAACGTCTTTAGACTCACCAGATTTAAGACCGATTACTTGCTCTTCGAAACCTGGGATGAATGTACCAGAACCGATTGCTAGAGAGTAGTTTTCGCCTTTTCCGCCTTCAAATGCTTCGCCATCAACGAAACCTTCGAAGTCGATTACAGCTGTATCACCGTTTTCAACAGTTCCTTCTTCTTTAACAACTAGTTCAGCTTGACGTTCTTGTAAAGATTTTAATTCGTTCTCTACATCTTCGTCAGTTACAGTTGTTTCAACTTTTTCTACTGCTAAACCTTTGTACTCACCTAATTTAACTTCAGGTTTCACTGTAACTTTTGCAGTGAAGATAAGGTTAGCATTTTTTTCGAACTTCTCGATGTCGATTTCAGGATGATCAACTGGGAAGATACCAGCTTCTTCAATCGCTTCACCGTATGCTTTTGGTAAAATGATATCTAAAGCATCTTGGTATAAAGATTCAATACCAAAGCGTTGTTCGAATAATGGACGAGGCATTTTTCCTTTACGGAAACCTGGTACGTTAATTGTTTTTACTACTTTTTTGAACGCAGCGTCGATAGAGTTGTTTACTTCTTTAGCATCAACTTCGATTGTTAAAACGCCAACGTTACCTTCTAATTTTTCCCATTTTGTAGACATTTATTCTTTCCCTCCAACTATAATAATGTATGCACATACCTCTATAGATTAAGATCTTCATTATCTCTTTTTTGAAATAACAAATACACAAATAATCCTCTAGCAAAAGCTTTCAGATATAATGTTCCAATCTACTAATTGCCCAGAAGACAACTACGGTATATTTTGTTCGAGAATAATATGAAACATATTAAGTAAGAGAATTACACTTCTCTTCTCTTACAAACAGGCAGTTTTCTGCCTTTTGCAACCCTTACATTATAACATAGAATATGCTCGTTTCAAGAACTGAACGATTCTTTTTCATAATTATACGGGCAAATATCCTTCTCTTTCAACACGTAATAACCATTGATAGGCAATATGAAACTCTTCCAATTCGATATTGTATGCTGCCATAAGCTCTTCTTCATCAATAGCCAATCCGAAACGCTTTCTTCCAATTCTCTCTAAAACAGCTGACCAAATCTCTTCTTTATCCATTAATAGAGCAAATGGGAAAACGCTAATTTGCAATTCTTTCCAATATGTAACCATTGCTTCAAATATATCGGGATAATTTTGCTCTAATCGACTTGATAATTTATGTATAATGTTATTGGATTGCTCCTCATTATGACCTGTAAATGCTGGAATTACCTTAATCGTATTCCCAAACTTTTCTACCTCTATTTCCTCTTCTACCTGACTTTCTATCATTTTATACAAAATAGAAGTTTTCAAATAGGGGTGTTGCTCTTCTTCTATTAAAAATTTCTTTAAAACAGGTAATGCAAGATCTAAGTCTTTTAACGAAAGTCGCTGAATCGCTCTTAGCTTCTGTCCAAAGTTTTCTCCAAAAATTTCATTAGTAAACTCATCCAACTCAAAATTTGAATCGACTAGCGATGCATCTCCCTCATTGAGCATACCTTCTGCAAATAAAGCAAGTTGCGCTAATTTTTCCTTTTGATCAGGCATTATATCTTTCGTTTGTAAAACCTTTTCAACAGTTTCAATAACACCTTCATAATCATTTGTTTGAACTAAAATAGTCACGTACGTTTCAAGAATATCACCAAATAAGACAACTCCTGTTTTAAGCAACTGTTCACATTTGTCTTTCGCTTCTTCCATACGTTTTAATTCGAGTAAACAAATAACTGAAGCTAATTCCGTTTGTTCCGTTTCCGCATTATACTGACGTAATATTTCAAAGCAGCGCAATGCATCTTCGAACTTCCGCTCTTTCAGCGCTAAAAAACCTTCATCAATATAGCGCTCTGATAGTTGTGGAAACAATACGACCGTATTTTCTTTTTTATCCATACGTCCGCCTCTTTTTCTTGATTTTAATTATGTTCAAAGTAAATATATCAAATGCGTAATGAGAACACAACATCCCAAAACTATTTGTTTGAAATATAAAAATATTTAATTTTTACATTCCAATACGAATAAATCTCTACTAAAAATTAAAATTGTACAAATAAAAATCCCCAGCAACAAGCGCAGAGGATTCATCATTAATGGAAAGCTTTTATAATTGTGGGGTATATTACAAGGGTAATAATTTGGAGAACAATAATTGCCATAACAATCATGCTAAAATAGAAGATTGGTTTACTTCGCTTCATTAAAAACATAATAATAAGCATCGTACAAGCAAACAAACTTAAGAAGAACAAACTTGTTGTCGAACTAAGTATACCACTTGGGACAAAGAACAATAACACTACACTACAAGTACCTATAATTCCAAATAACCATTCCATTCATTCACTCATTCCCTTTCCCTCTCATGGCTGTTTTCTCTAAGCAATCAAATGTTTCACAACATCAACTACATACGTTAATTTCTCATATGCTACAAATCCAAAAGCAACCGTTAAGCCCGTTACAACTAATCCTTTCATCATTTCTGCCTCCTCGTTTTATCGTTGTTATCTTCATTATAAAAGATTAGCAATTTGTTACCATCGAACTACCTTACAGTTACCTTACAGAATTGTAAGATTTCAAAAGAGGATAGAAAAATACCTCACATAGCTTGAGGTGCTTTCACGGAATTTCTCTATAATCACTTGCAAAATTAACTTTTTTCTCTTGGTTATTTTTCGGAGAATCCAATCTTAAACTAATAGATTTACTAAATAATTTAGGATCAAAATAATTATTCATTACTTTTCTTAACTTACCTTCAGATATTTTCGTATTACAAGAAAACAAAGGATGAAAATCATGTTAATATATTTTTATACAATTAAGAATTTAATTTACAAGGGGGATTATATATGTTTAAAAAAATGGCCGCAGATGTATTAGGACTAAGCGATGTAGGTTCTGTTATTACACCTAAAGACTATGATAAGGTCGATGCCGATGATTATGTAATGCATGAAGATGGAGAGAAAATTTACTTTCTAATTAAATCGAAATCAGATGAATATTGCTTCACAAACAAAGGGTTAATTCACTTAGACGGTACAAGCGCAACAAGTAAAAAACGTACACTACGCCGCTTTCGTTATAGTAAATATCAAATTAAAAACGTAGCACTCGAAACTGCAGGAACGATTGATTTAGATGTAGAAATTAAGTTTCAAATGGGCGATGAACATTACTCAATTGATGTTCATAAAAAACATATTGAAGAATTAAAAGATTTATATAAGGCTTTACTTAAAATCGAAGAAATTTCATACGACAACGATATTACATTACAATATGCACATAAAAGTTTAGATATGGCATCTAATGCCTTTAGC
This DNA window, taken from Bacillus cereus ATCC 14579, encodes the following:
- the tig gene encoding trigger factor gives rise to the protein MSTKWEKLEGNVGVLTIEVDAKEVNNSIDAAFKKVVKTINVPGFRKGKMPRPLFEQRFGIESLYQDALDIILPKAYGEAIEEAGIFPVDHPEIDIEKFEKNANLIFTAKVTVKPEVKLGEYKGLAVEKVETTVTDEDVENELKSLQERQAELVVKEEGTVENGDTAVIDFEGFVDGEAFEGGKGENYSLAIGSGTFIPGFEEQVIGLKSGESKDVEVSFPEEYHAAELAGKPATFKVTIHEIKTKELPELNDEFAKEADEAVATLDELKAKLRTNLEEGKKHEAEHKVRDEVVELAAANAEIEIPEAMINTELDRMVREFEQRLSQQGMNLELYYQFTGTDADKLKEQMKEDAQKRVRINLVLEAIIEAENIEVTEEEVTAEVEKMAEMYGMPVDAIKQALGSVDALAEDLKVRKAVDFLVENAA
- a CDS encoding PH domain-containing protein codes for the protein MFKKMAADVLGLSDVGSVITPKDYDKVDADDYVMHEDGEKIYFLIKSKSDEYCFTNKGLIHLDGTSATSKKRTLRRFRYSKYQIKNVALETAGTIDLDVEIKFQMGDEHYSIDVHKKHIEELKDLYKALLKIEEISYDNDITLQYAHKSLDMASNAFSRISNAQVNLAEQFKEMNEIAFNWLVDTKKQYNVKDYGFVFEKFINN